A window of Phyllopteryx taeniolatus isolate TA_2022b chromosome 19, UOR_Ptae_1.2, whole genome shotgun sequence contains these coding sequences:
- the LOC133469743 gene encoding disks large homolog 5-like isoform X4, whose translation MDPRHRDFLEKCHHNLAQSVTVTDADQLVEVLSRGGTLSPAERHELARGGGGGREKVELLVKILLRKDRDHFADFCSALEETNPHLRSVLLTGTGPVEHCTGSTYSVLSTMPSDSESSGSLSSVGTPTPASSPPLAHVDGHRVNEKMETVLLQLRHVSRERDELRKRLALSSPGSTFDDCRPNSKAGHDYERLKLQCMKAMAELQSLQNQHSGTLKRCEEAVKKADFYHTLHGRLAGEHGQLKDELEALRLDNVRLLREHDHAKQTCEELRRLRDRDQREVADMRALHQQVIREGSSDALNKLYDSAVDKLESVRSDYEGLRKIYEDTTADRNGDLSRLDRAEEEKRRLQKQLDVLMKQRDAAIHYQQQYSSSVRRLDQQELSKAAAQNVELQHEMERLQSEATRSKTQQLKAAKECEKYKEERDSVTGEYRLIMSERDQVIKEVERLQTGLELAEAKLKNTSSERRVASEELEALRQELSSSLMERDRAVCEKSELLEKYCHEVKDKAEAHKVLSQACKDMETVREERDVARKERTEAIIQRDQLLREYYQARQKQDSVTLDVERADKEIEMLRKQYEAVGQELKEALQEAEVAKCRRDWAFQERDKIVGERESVRTLCDNLRRERDRAVSDLAEALRNLDDTRKQKNDAVREIKELKEKMEDQLEKEARFRQLMAHSSHDSAIDMDSVEWETEVVEFDKCWDMDLKALGFDIAEGVNDPYLPGDCAVFVSKVDKGSLAEGRLRVNDWLLKINNVDLTSKDRKQAIKAVLSGEGVINMVVRRRKSLGGRVATPVQINLAGHKDCGICLESGVFVASLAPGSPAVRDNALTVGDRLLAINGVSLDNKSLPECDALLRTCRESLCISLAKFLPQSCSGQSLYDSLRDSEKVSKNCRNSKHSCSTQADGCACEMRCRFGGGGDDDGAPGDAGLHCRHVPDDSLHSRSPSEPLAEFCYRRQDFHRLPFTFTPVLPDCGPSSGKAGGGTWPKVIAGPSIPERAQLSIYKRSKQRKSIFDMNTFRRPEAPPKLDYMSLSQLPKDSPQSSVAESSQGPPAPPTRSDSFRFKHSLQNSSASDSTIPASPPRGSSPVVEGDCAKQLYYTAEASHRESELLAEDDGSQPRESEKRRYRPKSAPALRRNVTPLQIPVPMQVHNFSNDEHSPEPMDLLRFSPMRNNRYSMHFAPPSYSGGVTHSAQRGLASCPAKTAVMRNPVYGAWSHEVQTGNCPAGPSSGVHSHSRANPQYHGRHSVDLNHKLAGDVGDAGRAPHGTNSLPSSSRLGSLSALQFRAERIRIPPTRYPCSAGSDRGSRSHSECSSPTTPPKSPVGPDASSFASSQSSSSISTQLRIAVSPAAVGDGRKDGPYLEEPRNVTVQKGAEPLGISIVSGENGGVFVSKVTAGSIAHQAHLEYGDQLLEFNGINLRNANEQQARLVIGQQCDTVTILAQYNPHMFQLGNHSRSSSRMESSSDRPTPRDSGATTPDDSSVGDGLSEQDEGTVTPPSKQTTPAASPHSTFRLPVAALRRTADSRLVRLKRIQAELGVQICGGNLYGVFVETLDEDSPAKSPNGLLPGDRILEYNGVSMKNKTKEEAYLELLKPAETVTFKVQNCLDELAAVKETPGDGVFIRSLYERVADTEQELSFKKDDILYVEDTLPNGNFGYWMAWHLDEKGRKLEKGQIPSKFMMDQEFYRRHGMSDMKDDGGGGKTLSAAARRSFFRRRLKHKRNGSKDGKDLMASEAMMSEYLPITEDGVSLMYQRVQKVECSAPRPVLILGPLAEASKDMLVNEAPAKFSRCLPEVMKASQQAIERGVKDCVFIDYKRRSGHFDVTTVASIKEITEKDSKHCLLDIAAHAIERLHSVHIYPIVIFIRYKNAKQIKEQKDPMYLRDKLSQKLSKEHFEAAQKTEQDYSRFFTGVVQGGSVSFICTQIVAVVEQEQNKVLWIPDGAQ comes from the exons GCACGCCCACTCCGGCCTCCTCGCCACCGCTGGCCCACGTGGACGGTCACCGGGTGAACGAGAAGATGGAGACCGTCCTGTTGCAGCTCCGCCACGTGTCCCGGGAGCGCGACGAGCTACGCAAGCGGCTGGCGCTCTCCTCGCCCGGGAGTACCTTCGACGACTGCAG GCCCAACTCGAAAGCGGGCCACGACTACGAGCGGCTCAAGCTGCAGTGCATGAAGGCCATGGCCGAGCTGCAGTCCCTGCAGAACCAGCACAGCGGCACCCTCAAGAGGTGCGAGGAGGCCGTCAAGAAGGCCGACTTCTACCA CACGCTGCACGGCCGCCTGGCCGGCGAGCACGGCCAGCTGAAGGACGAGCTGGAGGCGCTGAGGCTGGACAACGTGCGGCTGCTCCGCGAGCACGACCACGCCAAGCAGACCTGCGAGGAACTGCGCAGGCTGCGCGACCGCGACCAGCGGGAGGTGGCCGACATGCGCGCGCTGCACCAACAG GTGATCCGGGAGGGCTCGTCGGACGCCCTGAACAAGCTGTACGACTCCGCCGTGGACAAACTGGAGAGCGTGAGGAGCGACTACGAGGGTCTGCGGAAGATCTACGAGGACACGACGGCCGATCGCAACGGCGACCTGAGTCGCCTGGACCGCGCCGAGGAAGAGAAGCGGCGCCTCCAGAAGCAGCTGGACGTGCTGATGAAGCAGAGGGACGCCGCCATCCACTACCAGCAGCAGTACTCGTCGTCCGTACGcag GTTGGACCAGCAGGAGCTGTCCAAGGCGGCCGCCCAGAACGTGGAGCTGCAGCACGAGATGGAGCGGCTGCAGTCGGAGGCCACGCGCTCCAAAACGCAGCAGCTCAAAGCGGCCAAGGAGTGCGAGAAGTACAAGGAGGAGCGCGACTCGGTCACGGGCGAGTACCGCCTGATCATGAGCGAGCGCGACCAGGTGATCAAGGAGGTGGAGCGGCTTCAGACCGGGCTGGAGCTGGCGGAGGCCAAGCTGAAGAACACGTCCTCGGAGCGGCGGGTGGCCAGCGAGGAGCTGGAGGCTCTCCGCCAG GAACTGTCGTCGTCGCTGATGGAGCGCGACCGTGCGGTGTGCGAGAAGAGCGAGCTTCTGGAGAAGTACTGCCACGAGGTGAAGGACAAGGCAGAGGCCCACAAGGTACTGAGCCAGGCCTGCAAGGACATGGAGACGGTGCGCGAGGAGCGAGACGTGGCCCGCAAGGAGAGGACGGAGGCCATCATCCAGCGGGACCAGCTGCTGCGCGAGTATTACCAGGCCAGACAG AAACAAGACTCGGTCACTCTGGACGTGGAGCGGGCCGACAAGGAGATCGAGATGCTCCGGAAGCAATACGAGGCCGTCGGCCAGGAGCTGAAGGAGGCGCTGCAGGAGGCCGAGGTGGCCAAGTGTCGCAGGGACTGGGCCTTCCAGGAGCGGGACAAGATCGTGGGAGAGAGGGAAAGCGTTCG CACCTTGTGCGACAACCTGAGGCGCGAGAGGGACAGAGCCGTGAGCGATCTGGCGGAGGCGCTGAGGAATCTGGACGACACCAGGAAGCAGAAGAACGACGCCGTGCGAGAGATCAAAGAACTCAA GGAAAAAATGGAGGACCAATTGGAGAAGGAGGCGCGGTTCCGCCAGCTCATGGCTCACAGTTCGCACGATTCCGCCATCGACATGGACTCGGTTGAATGGGAGACGGAAGTTGTAGAGTTTGATAAGTGCTGG GACATGGATTTGAAAGCACTTGGCTTTGATATCGCAGAGGGGGTAAATGATCCTTACTTACCAGGAGATTGCGCTGTGTTTGTCAGTAAGGTGGACAAAGGAAGTCTAGCAGAAGGACGATTAAG GGTGAACGACTGGCTGCTGAAGATCAACAACGTGGACCTGACCAGCAAGGACAGGAAGCAGGCCATCAAAGCGGTGCTGAGTGGCGAGGGCGTGATCAACATGGTGGTCCGCCGCAGGAAGTCGCTTGGGGGGCGGGTCGCCACCCCTGTCCAGATTAACCTCGCCGGACACAAAG ACTGCGGCATCTGCCTGGAAAGCGGAGTGTTTGTTGCTTCGCTGGCGCCTGGCAGTCCGGCGGTCCGAGACAATGCGCTCACAGTTGGGGACAGGCTGCTCGCT ATTAATGGCGTCTCGCTGGATAACAAGTCGCTGCCCGAGTGTGACGCTCTGCTGAGGACGTGTCGCGAGTCGCTCTGCATCTCCCTCGCCAAG TTCCTGCCTCAGAGCTGCTCCGGCCAGAGTTTATACGACAGCCTGAGGGACTCTGAGAAAGTCTCCAAAAACTGTCGCAACTCCAAGCACAGCTGTTCCACGCAGGCCGACGGCTGCGCCTGCGAGATGAGGTGCCGATTTGGCGGCGGCGGGGATGACGACGGAGCGCCCGGAGACGCCGGTCTTCATTGTCGACACGTGCCCGACGACTCCCTGCACTCCCGTAGCCCCTCGGAACCCCTGGCAGAGTTCTGCTACAGGAGGCAGGACTTCCACCGTCTCCCCTTCACCTTCACGCCTGTGCTCCCCGACTGCGGCCCTTCTTCGGGGAAGGCCGGCGGAGGCACGTGGCCCAAAGTCATTGCGGGACCCTCTATCCCGGAGCGTGCGCAGCTTTCCATCTACAAGAGATCCAAGCAACGCAAGTCCATCTTTGACATGAATACATTCAGGAGACCGGAAGCTCCTCCAAAACTGGACTACATGTCGCTTTCTCAGCTGCCCAAAGACTCGCCGCAGAGCTCGGTGGCCGAATCCTCTCAAGGTCCGCCCGCCCCGCCGACCAGGAGCGACTCGTTCAGATTCAAACACTCGCTGCAGAACAGCTCGGCGTCAGACTCCACCATCCCGGCCTCCCCGCCCCGAGGGAGCAGTCCGGTCGTGGAAGGCGACTGCGCCAAGCAGCTCTACTACACGGCGGAAGCTTCGCATCGAGAGTCCGAGTTGCTGGCGGAGGACGACGGGAGTCAACCGCGGGAGTCGGAGAAGAGAAGGTACCGGCCCAAATCGGCACCGGCGCTGCGGCGGAACGTGACGCCGTTACAGATCCCGGTTCCCATGCAG GTTCATAATTTCTCAAATGACGAGCACTCGCCCGAGCCGATGGATTTGTTGCGCTTCTCTCCGATGCGAAATAATCGCTACAGCATGCACTTTGCGCCCCCCAGCTACAGCGGCGGCGTGACAC ACTCCGCGCAGCGAGGCTTAGCTTCATGTCCAGCGAAGACGGCCGTGATGAGGAACCCGGTCTACGGCGCCTGGAGTCACGAAGTGCAGACCGGCAACTGTCCGGCAGGGCCCAGCTCCGGcgtccactcacattcacgtgCCAA CCCCCAGTATCACGGTCGCCACAGTGTGGACCTCAACCACAAGCTCGCCGGGGACGTCGGTGACGCCGGCCGAGCACCTCACGGCACCAATTCCCTCCCCTCCAGCTCCAGACTGG GCTCCCTGAGTGCGTTGCAGTTTAGAGCCGAGCGCATTAGGATTCCACCGACTCGGTATCCGTGCTCCGCTGGATCGGATCGAG GCTCCCGCTCCCATTCAGAGTGCAGCTCACCGACGACGCCTCCCAAGTCCCCCGTGGGCCCGGACGCGTCGTCCTTCGCCAGCAGCCAATCGTCGAGCTCCATCTCCACGCAGCTCAGGATAGCCGTCAGCCCCGCAGCGGTCGGTGACGGCCGGAAGGACGG GCCGTATTTGGAGGAGCCGCGCAACGTGACGGTGCAGAAAGGAGCCGAGCCGCTGGGTATCTCCATCGTGAGCGGCGAGAACGGCGGCGTGTTTGTGTCCAAAGTCACGGCGGGAAGCATCGCTCACCAAGCTCACTTGGAGTACGGAGATCAGCTGTTGGAG TTTAACGGCATCAACCTGCGGAATGCGAACGAGCAGCAGGCCCGCTTGGTGATCGGGCAGCAGTGCGACACGGTCACCATTTTGGCTCAGTACAACCCACACATGTTTCAGCTGGGCAATCACTCTCGATCCAG ctCTCGCATGGAGTCCAGCAGCGACCGACCGACCCCGCGCGACAGCGGCGCCACCACCCCGGACGACAGCTCCGTGGGCGACGGCCTCAGCGAGCAGGACGAGGGCACCGTGACGCCGCCATCCAAGCAGACCACTCCCGCCGCCAGCCCTCACAGCACCTTCAG GCTTCCCGTTGCCGCTTTGCGTCGCACCGCGGATTCGCGACTGGTGAGGCTGAAGAGGATTCAGGCGGAGCTGGGAGTCCAGATATGCGGAGGCAACCTGTACGGTGTCTTTGTGGAGACTCTGGATGAAGATAGTCCCGCTAAAAGTCCTAATGGCCTGCTGCCCGGAGACCGGATCCTGGAG TACAACGGCGTCAGCATGAAGAACAAAACCAAAGAGGAGGCTTACCTGGAATTGTTAAAGCCCGCCGAAACGGTCACGTTCAAGGTGCAAAACTGCCTGGACGAGCTGGCCGCCGTCAAAGAGACCCCCGGAGACGGAGTTTTCATCAG ATCGCTGTACGAGAGGGTGGCCGACACGGAGCAAGAGCTGAGCTTCAAGAAGGACGACATCCTGTACGTGGAGGATACGCTGCCCAACGGCAACTTCGGCTACTGGATGGCGTGGCACCTTGACGAGAAGGGGCGGAAGTTGGAGAAAGGGCAGATTCCCAGCAAATTCAT GATGGACCAGGAGTTCTACAGGAGACACGGCATGAGCGACATGAAAGACGACGGCGGCGGGGGCAAAACTTTGTCGGCCGCCGCCCGGCGGTCCTTCTTCCGCCGGAGGCTGAAGCACAAGCGCAACGGATCCAAGGACGGGAAGGACCTCATGGCGTCTGAAGCCATGATGTCTGAATACTTGCCCATCACAGAAG ATGGCGTGAGCCTCATGTACCAGCGGGTCCAGAAGGTGGAGTGCTCGGCCCCCAGACCGGTGCTGATCCTGGGGCCGCTAGCCGAGGCCAGTAAGGACATGCTGGTCAACGAGGCGCCCGCCAAGTTTAGTCGCTGTCTGCCGG AGGTCATGAAAGCGTCTCAGCAGGCCATCGAGCGAGGCGTGAAGGACTGCGTGTTCATCGACTACAAGCGACGCAGCGGCCATTTTGACGTCACCACTGTGGCCTCCATCAAGGAGATCACGGAGAAG GACTCTAAGCACTGCTTGCTCGACATCGCCGCGCACGCCATCGAACGCCTGCACAGCGTCCACATCTACCCGATCGTCATATTCATTCGCTACAAAAACGCCAAGCAGATCAA AGAGCAGAAGGATCCGATGTACCTGCGGGATAAACTCTCCCAGAAGCTCTCCAAGGAGCACTTTGAGGCAGCCCAGAAGACGGAGCAGGACTACAGCCGCTTCTTCACAG GTGTCGTCCAAGGCGGCAGCGTCTCCTTCATTTGCACTCAGATCGTCGCCGTCGTCGAGCAGGAGCAGAATAAAGTTCTGTGGATCCCCGACGGAGCGCAGTAG
- the LOC133469743 gene encoding disks large homolog 5-like isoform X2, with amino-acid sequence MDPRHRDFLEKCHHNLAQSVTVTDADQLVEVLSRGGTLSPAERHELARGGGGGREKVELLVKILLRKDRDHFADFCSALEETNPHLRSVLLTGTGPVEHCTGSTYSVLSTMPSDSESSGSLSSVGTPTPASSPPLAHVDGHRVNEKMETVLLQLRHVSRERDELRKRLALSSPGSTFDDCRPNSKAGHDYERLKLQCMKAMAELQSLQNQHSGTLKRCEEAVKKADFYHTLHGRLAGEHGQLKDELEALRLDNVRLLREHDHAKQTCEELRRLRDRDQREVADMRALHQQVIREGSSDALNKLYDSAVDKLESVRSDYEGLRKIYEDTTADRNGDLSRLDRAEEEKRRLQKQLDVLMKQRDAAIHYQQQYSSSVRRLDQQELSKAAAQNVELQHEMERLQSEATRSKTQQLKAAKECEKYKEERDSVTGEYRLIMSERDQVIKEVERLQTGLELAEAKLKNTSSERRVASEELEALRQELSSSLMERDRAVCEKSELLEKYCHEVKDKAEAHKVLSQACKDMETVREERDVARKERTEAIIQRDQLLREYYQARQKQDSVTLDVERADKEIEMLRKQYEAVGQELKEALQEAEVAKCRRDWAFQERDKIVGERESVRTLCDNLRRERDRAVSDLAEALRNLDDTRKQKNDAVREIKELKEKMEDQLEKEARFRQLMAHSSHDSAIDMDSVEWETEVVEFDKCWDMDLKALGFDIAEGVNDPYLPGDCAVFVSKVDKGSLAEGRLRVNDWLLKINNVDLTSKDRKQAIKAVLSGEGVINMVVRRRKSLGGRVATPVQINLAGHKDCGICLESGVFVASLAPGSPAVRDNALTVGDRLLAINGVSLDNKSLPECDALLRTCRESLCISLAKFLPQSCSGQSLYDSLRDSEKVSKNCRNSKHSCSTQADGCACEMRCRFGGGGDDDGAPGDAGLHCRHVPDDSLHSRSPSEPLAEFCYRRQDFHRLPFTFTPVLPDCGPSSGKAGGGTWPKVIAGPSIPERAQLSIYKRSKQRKSIFDMNTFRRPEAPPKLDYMSLSQLPKDSPQSSVAESSQGPPAPPTRSDSFRFKHSLQNSSASDSTIPASPPRGSSPVVEGDCAKQLYYTAEASHRESELLAEDDGSQPRESEKRRYRPKSAPALRRNVTPLQIPVPMQVHNFSNDEHSPEPMDLLRFSPMRNNRYSMHFAPPSYSGGVTHSAQRGLASCPAKTAVMRNPVYGAWSHEVQTGNCPAGPSSGVHSHSRANPQYHGRHSVDLNHKLAGDVGDAGRAPHGTNSLPSSSRLGSLSALQFRAERIRIPPTRYPCSAGSDRGSRSHSECSSPTTPPKSPVGPDASSFASSQSSSSISTQLRIAVSPAAVGDGRKDGFVRHRLAARPNFLSLRCLRPYLEEPRNVTVQKGAEPLGISIVSGENGGVFVSKVTAGSIAHQAHLEYGDQLLEFNGINLRNANEQQARLVIGQQCDTVTILAQYNPHMFQLGNHSRSSSRMESSSDRPTPRDSGATTPDDSSVGDGLSEQDEGTVTPPSKQTTPAASPHSTFRLPVAALRRTADSRLVRLKRIQAELGVQICGGNLYGVFVETLDEDSPAKSPNGLLPGDRILEYNGVSMKNKTKEEAYLELLKPAETVTFKVQNCLDELAAVKETPGDGVFIRSLYERVADTEQELSFKKDDILYVEDTLPNGNFGYWMAWHLDEKGRKLEKGQIPSKFMMDQEFYRRHGMSDMKDDGGGGKTLSAAARRSFFRRRLKHKRNGSKDGKDLMASEAMMSEYLPITEDGVSLMYQRVQKVECSAPRPVLILGPLAEASKDMLVNEAPAKFSRCLPEVMKASQQAIERGVKDCVFIDYKRRSGHFDVTTVASIKEITEKDSKHCLLDIAAHAIERLHSVHIYPIVIFIRYKNAKQIKEQKDPMYLRDKLSQKLSKEHFEAAQKTEQDYSRFFTGVVQGGSVSFICTQIVAVVEQEQNKVLWIPDGAQ; translated from the exons GCACGCCCACTCCGGCCTCCTCGCCACCGCTGGCCCACGTGGACGGTCACCGGGTGAACGAGAAGATGGAGACCGTCCTGTTGCAGCTCCGCCACGTGTCCCGGGAGCGCGACGAGCTACGCAAGCGGCTGGCGCTCTCCTCGCCCGGGAGTACCTTCGACGACTGCAG GCCCAACTCGAAAGCGGGCCACGACTACGAGCGGCTCAAGCTGCAGTGCATGAAGGCCATGGCCGAGCTGCAGTCCCTGCAGAACCAGCACAGCGGCACCCTCAAGAGGTGCGAGGAGGCCGTCAAGAAGGCCGACTTCTACCA CACGCTGCACGGCCGCCTGGCCGGCGAGCACGGCCAGCTGAAGGACGAGCTGGAGGCGCTGAGGCTGGACAACGTGCGGCTGCTCCGCGAGCACGACCACGCCAAGCAGACCTGCGAGGAACTGCGCAGGCTGCGCGACCGCGACCAGCGGGAGGTGGCCGACATGCGCGCGCTGCACCAACAG GTGATCCGGGAGGGCTCGTCGGACGCCCTGAACAAGCTGTACGACTCCGCCGTGGACAAACTGGAGAGCGTGAGGAGCGACTACGAGGGTCTGCGGAAGATCTACGAGGACACGACGGCCGATCGCAACGGCGACCTGAGTCGCCTGGACCGCGCCGAGGAAGAGAAGCGGCGCCTCCAGAAGCAGCTGGACGTGCTGATGAAGCAGAGGGACGCCGCCATCCACTACCAGCAGCAGTACTCGTCGTCCGTACGcag GTTGGACCAGCAGGAGCTGTCCAAGGCGGCCGCCCAGAACGTGGAGCTGCAGCACGAGATGGAGCGGCTGCAGTCGGAGGCCACGCGCTCCAAAACGCAGCAGCTCAAAGCGGCCAAGGAGTGCGAGAAGTACAAGGAGGAGCGCGACTCGGTCACGGGCGAGTACCGCCTGATCATGAGCGAGCGCGACCAGGTGATCAAGGAGGTGGAGCGGCTTCAGACCGGGCTGGAGCTGGCGGAGGCCAAGCTGAAGAACACGTCCTCGGAGCGGCGGGTGGCCAGCGAGGAGCTGGAGGCTCTCCGCCAG GAACTGTCGTCGTCGCTGATGGAGCGCGACCGTGCGGTGTGCGAGAAGAGCGAGCTTCTGGAGAAGTACTGCCACGAGGTGAAGGACAAGGCAGAGGCCCACAAGGTACTGAGCCAGGCCTGCAAGGACATGGAGACGGTGCGCGAGGAGCGAGACGTGGCCCGCAAGGAGAGGACGGAGGCCATCATCCAGCGGGACCAGCTGCTGCGCGAGTATTACCAGGCCAGACAG AAACAAGACTCGGTCACTCTGGACGTGGAGCGGGCCGACAAGGAGATCGAGATGCTCCGGAAGCAATACGAGGCCGTCGGCCAGGAGCTGAAGGAGGCGCTGCAGGAGGCCGAGGTGGCCAAGTGTCGCAGGGACTGGGCCTTCCAGGAGCGGGACAAGATCGTGGGAGAGAGGGAAAGCGTTCG CACCTTGTGCGACAACCTGAGGCGCGAGAGGGACAGAGCCGTGAGCGATCTGGCGGAGGCGCTGAGGAATCTGGACGACACCAGGAAGCAGAAGAACGACGCCGTGCGAGAGATCAAAGAACTCAA GGAAAAAATGGAGGACCAATTGGAGAAGGAGGCGCGGTTCCGCCAGCTCATGGCTCACAGTTCGCACGATTCCGCCATCGACATGGACTCGGTTGAATGGGAGACGGAAGTTGTAGAGTTTGATAAGTGCTGG GACATGGATTTGAAAGCACTTGGCTTTGATATCGCAGAGGGGGTAAATGATCCTTACTTACCAGGAGATTGCGCTGTGTTTGTCAGTAAGGTGGACAAAGGAAGTCTAGCAGAAGGACGATTAAG GGTGAACGACTGGCTGCTGAAGATCAACAACGTGGACCTGACCAGCAAGGACAGGAAGCAGGCCATCAAAGCGGTGCTGAGTGGCGAGGGCGTGATCAACATGGTGGTCCGCCGCAGGAAGTCGCTTGGGGGGCGGGTCGCCACCCCTGTCCAGATTAACCTCGCCGGACACAAAG ACTGCGGCATCTGCCTGGAAAGCGGAGTGTTTGTTGCTTCGCTGGCGCCTGGCAGTCCGGCGGTCCGAGACAATGCGCTCACAGTTGGGGACAGGCTGCTCGCT ATTAATGGCGTCTCGCTGGATAACAAGTCGCTGCCCGAGTGTGACGCTCTGCTGAGGACGTGTCGCGAGTCGCTCTGCATCTCCCTCGCCAAG TTCCTGCCTCAGAGCTGCTCCGGCCAGAGTTTATACGACAGCCTGAGGGACTCTGAGAAAGTCTCCAAAAACTGTCGCAACTCCAAGCACAGCTGTTCCACGCAGGCCGACGGCTGCGCCTGCGAGATGAGGTGCCGATTTGGCGGCGGCGGGGATGACGACGGAGCGCCCGGAGACGCCGGTCTTCATTGTCGACACGTGCCCGACGACTCCCTGCACTCCCGTAGCCCCTCGGAACCCCTGGCAGAGTTCTGCTACAGGAGGCAGGACTTCCACCGTCTCCCCTTCACCTTCACGCCTGTGCTCCCCGACTGCGGCCCTTCTTCGGGGAAGGCCGGCGGAGGCACGTGGCCCAAAGTCATTGCGGGACCCTCTATCCCGGAGCGTGCGCAGCTTTCCATCTACAAGAGATCCAAGCAACGCAAGTCCATCTTTGACATGAATACATTCAGGAGACCGGAAGCTCCTCCAAAACTGGACTACATGTCGCTTTCTCAGCTGCCCAAAGACTCGCCGCAGAGCTCGGTGGCCGAATCCTCTCAAGGTCCGCCCGCCCCGCCGACCAGGAGCGACTCGTTCAGATTCAAACACTCGCTGCAGAACAGCTCGGCGTCAGACTCCACCATCCCGGCCTCCCCGCCCCGAGGGAGCAGTCCGGTCGTGGAAGGCGACTGCGCCAAGCAGCTCTACTACACGGCGGAAGCTTCGCATCGAGAGTCCGAGTTGCTGGCGGAGGACGACGGGAGTCAACCGCGGGAGTCGGAGAAGAGAAGGTACCGGCCCAAATCGGCACCGGCGCTGCGGCGGAACGTGACGCCGTTACAGATCCCGGTTCCCATGCAG GTTCATAATTTCTCAAATGACGAGCACTCGCCCGAGCCGATGGATTTGTTGCGCTTCTCTCCGATGCGAAATAATCGCTACAGCATGCACTTTGCGCCCCCCAGCTACAGCGGCGGCGTGACAC ACTCCGCGCAGCGAGGCTTAGCTTCATGTCCAGCGAAGACGGCCGTGATGAGGAACCCGGTCTACGGCGCCTGGAGTCACGAAGTGCAGACCGGCAACTGTCCGGCAGGGCCCAGCTCCGGcgtccactcacattcacgtgCCAA CCCCCAGTATCACGGTCGCCACAGTGTGGACCTCAACCACAAGCTCGCCGGGGACGTCGGTGACGCCGGCCGAGCACCTCACGGCACCAATTCCCTCCCCTCCAGCTCCAGACTGG GCTCCCTGAGTGCGTTGCAGTTTAGAGCCGAGCGCATTAGGATTCCACCGACTCGGTATCCGTGCTCCGCTGGATCGGATCGAG GCTCCCGCTCCCATTCAGAGTGCAGCTCACCGACGACGCCTCCCAAGTCCCCCGTGGGCCCGGACGCGTCGTCCTTCGCCAGCAGCCAATCGTCGAGCTCCATCTCCACGCAGCTCAGGATAGCCGTCAGCCCCGCAGCGGTCGGTGACGGCCGGAAGGACGG ATTTGTCAGGCATCGGCTGGCTGCTCGGCCCAACTTCCTCTCTTTGAGATGCTTGAG GCCGTATTTGGAGGAGCCGCGCAACGTGACGGTGCAGAAAGGAGCCGAGCCGCTGGGTATCTCCATCGTGAGCGGCGAGAACGGCGGCGTGTTTGTGTCCAAAGTCACGGCGGGAAGCATCGCTCACCAAGCTCACTTGGAGTACGGAGATCAGCTGTTGGAG TTTAACGGCATCAACCTGCGGAATGCGAACGAGCAGCAGGCCCGCTTGGTGATCGGGCAGCAGTGCGACACGGTCACCATTTTGGCTCAGTACAACCCACACATGTTTCAGCTGGGCAATCACTCTCGATCCAG ctCTCGCATGGAGTCCAGCAGCGACCGACCGACCCCGCGCGACAGCGGCGCCACCACCCCGGACGACAGCTCCGTGGGCGACGGCCTCAGCGAGCAGGACGAGGGCACCGTGACGCCGCCATCCAAGCAGACCACTCCCGCCGCCAGCCCTCACAGCACCTTCAG GCTTCCCGTTGCCGCTTTGCGTCGCACCGCGGATTCGCGACTGGTGAGGCTGAAGAGGATTCAGGCGGAGCTGGGAGTCCAGATATGCGGAGGCAACCTGTACGGTGTCTTTGTGGAGACTCTGGATGAAGATAGTCCCGCTAAAAGTCCTAATGGCCTGCTGCCCGGAGACCGGATCCTGGAG TACAACGGCGTCAGCATGAAGAACAAAACCAAAGAGGAGGCTTACCTGGAATTGTTAAAGCCCGCCGAAACGGTCACGTTCAAGGTGCAAAACTGCCTGGACGAGCTGGCCGCCGTCAAAGAGACCCCCGGAGACGGAGTTTTCATCAG ATCGCTGTACGAGAGGGTGGCCGACACGGAGCAAGAGCTGAGCTTCAAGAAGGACGACATCCTGTACGTGGAGGATACGCTGCCCAACGGCAACTTCGGCTACTGGATGGCGTGGCACCTTGACGAGAAGGGGCGGAAGTTGGAGAAAGGGCAGATTCCCAGCAAATTCAT GATGGACCAGGAGTTCTACAGGAGACACGGCATGAGCGACATGAAAGACGACGGCGGCGGGGGCAAAACTTTGTCGGCCGCCGCCCGGCGGTCCTTCTTCCGCCGGAGGCTGAAGCACAAGCGCAACGGATCCAAGGACGGGAAGGACCTCATGGCGTCTGAAGCCATGATGTCTGAATACTTGCCCATCACAGAAG ATGGCGTGAGCCTCATGTACCAGCGGGTCCAGAAGGTGGAGTGCTCGGCCCCCAGACCGGTGCTGATCCTGGGGCCGCTAGCCGAGGCCAGTAAGGACATGCTGGTCAACGAGGCGCCCGCCAAGTTTAGTCGCTGTCTGCCGG AGGTCATGAAAGCGTCTCAGCAGGCCATCGAGCGAGGCGTGAAGGACTGCGTGTTCATCGACTACAAGCGACGCAGCGGCCATTTTGACGTCACCACTGTGGCCTCCATCAAGGAGATCACGGAGAAG GACTCTAAGCACTGCTTGCTCGACATCGCCGCGCACGCCATCGAACGCCTGCACAGCGTCCACATCTACCCGATCGTCATATTCATTCGCTACAAAAACGCCAAGCAGATCAA AGAGCAGAAGGATCCGATGTACCTGCGGGATAAACTCTCCCAGAAGCTCTCCAAGGAGCACTTTGAGGCAGCCCAGAAGACGGAGCAGGACTACAGCCGCTTCTTCACAG GTGTCGTCCAAGGCGGCAGCGTCTCCTTCATTTGCACTCAGATCGTCGCCGTCGTCGAGCAGGAGCAGAATAAAGTTCTGTGGATCCCCGACGGAGCGCAGTAG